A window from Lachnoanaerobaculum umeaense encodes these proteins:
- a CDS encoding substrate-binding domain-containing protein, protein MKLKKLCAFLTAGMLALSLVACTDGSTTTTTSAESQADSSKAEGDTAPTEAKGSKIGISMPTKSLERWNRDGSYLEKEFTKAGYEVSLTYSDNKIDQQVKDIEGLIADKVNLLVVAAIDGESLAQVLAEAKSQNIPVIAYDRLIMNTDAISYYVSFDNYTVGKLQGEFVAEKLDLANAGDKKFNIEFTGGDPADNNATFFFNGAMDVIKPYIESGTVVVPSGQTTFEQVGTAQWDTAKALSRFQNILGSYYSDGTQLDAALCSNDSTALGVTQAIQSDYAGTNEVVITGQDGDEANLANIIDGKQTMTVYKAVANEAIATLDLGAAILNNEKPDASLIEKAGWSFDCTYDTSSYDNGSAVIPSYLLVPVTVTKDNIQKELVDTGYYTMGSDGYPHPVQ, encoded by the coding sequence ATGAAACTTAAAAAATTATGTGCGTTTTTAACAGCAGGCATGTTGGCATTGTCATTAGTAGCTTGTACAGATGGAAGCACAACGACAACAACAAGTGCTGAGTCACAGGCAGACAGCTCTAAGGCTGAGGGTGATACTGCACCTACAGAGGCAAAGGGAAGCAAAATCGGTATTTCAATGCCTACAAAGTCACTTGAGAGATGGAATCGTGACGGTTCTTACCTTGAGAAGGAATTTACTAAGGCAGGATATGAAGTATCTCTTACTTACTCTGACAATAAGATAGATCAGCAGGTAAAGGATATTGAGGGACTTATCGCAGATAAGGTAAATCTTTTGGTAGTAGCTGCAATAGATGGTGAGTCTTTAGCACAGGTTTTGGCAGAGGCAAAGAGCCAGAATATTCCGGTTATTGCATATGATAGACTTATCATGAATACTGATGCAATATCTTATTATGTGTCATTTGATAATTACACTGTAGGAAAGCTTCAGGGAGAATTTGTAGCAGAAAAGCTTGATCTTGCAAATGCAGGTGATAAGAAATTCAATATAGAGTTTACAGGTGGTGATCCAGCAGATAACAATGCAACATTCTTCTTTAATGGTGCTATGGATGTTATAAAGCCATACATTGAAAGTGGAACAGTAGTAGTACCTTCAGGTCAGACTACATTTGAGCAGGTTGGTACAGCACAGTGGGATACTGCAAAGGCTTTATCAAGATTCCAAAACATTCTTGGATCATACTATTCAGATGGTACACAACTTGATGCTGCTTTATGTTCAAATGACTCTACAGCTCTTGGTGTTACTCAGGCTATACAGTCAGACTATGCAGGTACAAACGAAGTCGTTATCACAGGACAGGATGGAGATGAGGCAAATCTTGCAAATATCATTGACGGAAAGCAGACAATGACAGTATATAAGGCGGTTGCAAATGAGGCTATTGCTACACTTGATCTTGGTGCAGCTATATTAAATAATGAAAAGCCTGATGCATCACTTATAGAAAAAGCAGGATGGAGTTTTGATTGTACATATGATACATCTTCATATGACAATGGATCTGCTGTAATACCTTCATATCTATTGGTTCCTGTAACAGTTACAAAGGATAATATTCAGAAAGAATTGGTTGATACCGGTTATTATACAATGGGAAGTGACGGTTATCCACATCCGGTGCAGTAA
- a CDS encoding helix-turn-helix domain-containing protein: MDLEINKNAKTEYEIIRHTKTNSLAMLLIEILSRSVHCHSDLEIGMLLDGNIDLVIDNEVFRLKKNDIYIVNRYQPHSFYSNKSHNKIVIFLINHALYKNIGPDIIYKKNHIVFNKEYNNLYKTVFECAMCYASDLPFTEMGAGAKALDLIYQLSKIANPIIDELSTKQSRSKAKHLQRITDYISEHHSENISLSDIAQLESLSTYYISHFIKKMTGMNFTTYLNNIRFDHAFSLLTKTNLRISDICCESGFSDSRYLNRLFKEKMGMDIQSYRKNMDKIELPLTDQPYMTVQNHISQSKFMSVLERYYTESLEE, translated from the coding sequence ATGGATTTGGAAATCAATAAAAATGCTAAAACAGAATATGAAATCATCAGACATACAAAGACCAACTCACTTGCAATGCTATTGATAGAAATACTTTCAAGAAGTGTACATTGTCACTCAGATCTTGAAATCGGTATGCTCCTTGACGGAAATATTGACCTTGTAATTGACAATGAGGTATTCAGGCTCAAAAAAAATGATATCTATATTGTAAACAGATATCAGCCTCATTCATTTTACAGCAATAAAAGCCATAATAAGATAGTAATATTTTTAATAAATCATGCACTATATAAAAATATAGGACCTGATATAATATATAAAAAGAATCATATTGTATTTAACAAAGAATATAATAATTTATATAAGACAGTTTTTGAATGTGCCATGTGCTATGCCAGTGATTTGCCATTTACCGAGATGGGCGCAGGTGCCAAGGCCCTTGATTTGATATATCAGCTCAGCAAGATAGCAAATCCTATTATAGATGAACTCAGTACTAAGCAAAGCCGTTCAAAGGCAAAGCATTTACAAAGAATCACCGATTATATTTCAGAACATCATTCAGAGAATATATCCTTATCCGATATTGCACAACTAGAATCATTGTCAACCTATTATATCTCTCATTTTATAAAGAAAATGACAGGAATGAATTTTACAACATACTTAAATAATATCAGATTTGATCATGCATTTTCGCTGCTTACCAAAACTAACTTAAGAATCAGTGATATATGCTGTGAATCCGGCTTTTCAGACAGCAGGTATCTTAACAGATTGTTTAAAGAAAAAATGGGAATGGACATTCAATCCTATAGAAAAAATATGGATAAAATAGAACTGCCCCTCACCGACCAGCCCTATATGACAGTGCAAAATCATATATCACAGAGTAAGTTTATGTCGGTACTTGAAAGGTATTATACGGAAAGTTTAGAGGAATGA
- a CDS encoding sugar ABC transporter ATP-binding protein, which produces MSEYRLEMKGVSKSFPGVKALDNIHLNVRPGSVHALMGENGAGKSTLMKCLFGIYTMDTGEVYVDGEKMHILNPDDALHKGLAMVHQELQPVPARSIAENMFLGRYPTIDIGPLKIVDHKKMENEAGKWLKEVKLNVNPNALLQTLSISQMQSVEIAKAVSMGAKIIILDEPTSSLTENEVSGLFKIIRELREKGVSLIYISHKMAEIREIADDITIMRDGTYVGTWEVKNISDGEIIRQMVGRELSNIYPPKDDLEKGDVILKVENLTSIHENIFRNCSFELRKGEILGFGGLVGAGRSELMEAIFGLRSIKSGKVYMKGKEQKIARPKDAIKDGLGMITEDRRGTGILGCLSIADNVAISSLNNYLVAGIALDDGKIKQVVDENVSKLSIKTPSNKTLIQSLSGGNQQKVIIARWLANNPDVLIMDEPTRGIDVGAKYEIYQIMINLAKQGKGIIMISSEMPELIGMSDRIIVMCNGEITGEVTDSEATQENIMALATKF; this is translated from the coding sequence ATGTCAGAGTACAGATTGGAAATGAAAGGGGTATCAAAGAGTTTCCCCGGTGTAAAAGCACTAGACAACATCCATCTTAATGTAAGACCGGGCAGCGTACATGCTCTTATGGGTGAAAATGGAGCAGGTAAGTCTACACTTATGAAATGCCTGTTTGGAATATATACAATGGATACCGGTGAGGTCTATGTAGATGGAGAAAAAATGCATATATTAAATCCTGATGATGCACTTCATAAGGGATTGGCAATGGTTCACCAGGAGTTGCAGCCGGTACCGGCAAGGTCCATTGCTGAAAATATGTTTTTAGGTAGATATCCCACAATAGATATAGGACCTTTAAAAATAGTAGACCATAAAAAGATGGAAAATGAAGCCGGTAAATGGCTTAAAGAAGTAAAACTTAATGTAAATCCTAATGCATTGTTACAGACATTATCTATTTCACAGATGCAATCTGTAGAAATAGCAAAGGCAGTGTCAATGGGAGCAAAAATCATTATATTAGATGAGCCGACATCATCACTTACAGAAAATGAAGTAAGTGGACTATTTAAAATAATAAGAGAACTTAGAGAAAAGGGTGTATCTCTCATATATATCTCACATAAGATGGCTGAGATAAGAGAGATTGCTGATGATATAACCATCATGAGAGATGGAACATATGTTGGAACATGGGAAGTAAAAAATATCAGTGATGGTGAAATAATAAGACAAATGGTAGGTAGAGAACTTTCAAATATCTATCCGCCAAAAGATGATTTGGAAAAAGGTGATGTTATACTAAAGGTGGAAAACCTTACAAGTATACATGAAAATATATTTAGAAACTGCTCATTTGAACTTAGAAAGGGTGAGATACTTGGATTTGGTGGACTTGTAGGTGCAGGTAGAAGTGAACTTATGGAAGCCATATTTGGACTTAGAAGTATAAAATCCGGAAAAGTATACATGAAGGGCAAGGAGCAAAAGATAGCAAGACCTAAGGATGCTATAAAAGATGGACTGGGAATGATTACAGAGGATAGAAGAGGCACAGGAATACTTGGTTGTCTTTCAATAGCAGATAATGTGGCTATATCCTCACTGAATAATTATCTTGTTGCAGGCATTGCGTTGGATGATGGTAAAATCAAGCAGGTGGTTGATGAGAATGTAAGCAAACTTAGTATAAAGACTCCAAGTAATAAGACTTTGATACAGTCTTTGTCAGGAGGTAATCAGCAAAAGGTAATAATTGCCAGATGGCTTGCAAACAATCCGGATGTGCTGATAATGGATGAGCCTACAAGAGGTATCGATGTAGGTGCAAAATATGAAATATATCAAATAATGATAAACCTGGCAAAGCAAGGAAAGGGTATCATAATGATTTCTTCAGAGATGCCTGAGCTTATTGGAATGTCTGATAGAATAATTGTTATGTGCAATGGTGAGATTACCGGTGAGGTGACAGATAGTGAAGCTACACAGGAAAATATCATGGCATTGGCAACAAAATTTTAG
- the xylA gene encoding xylose isomerase — translation MKEFFQGISPIKFEGRDSKNPLSFKYYDATRVIMGKTMEEHLSFAMAWWHNLCASGVDMFGQGTADKSFGAVLGTMEHAKAKVDAGIEFMQKLGIKYYCFHDTDVVPEDMEDINVTNARLDEITDYILEKTKDTDIKCLWTTCNMFGNPRFMNGAGSSNSADVFCFAAAQAKKGIENAVKLGAKGFVFWGGREGYETLLNTDMKLEEENIATLFTICRDYGRSIGFRGDFYIEPKPKEPMKHQYDFDAATAIGFLRKYGLDKDFKLNIEANHATLAGHTFQHELRVSAVNGMLGSVDANQGDTLLGWDTDQFPTNIYDTTFAMYEILKAGGLSGGLNFDSKNRRPSNTAEDMFYGFIAGMDTFALGLIKAAQIIEDGRIDEFVKERYSSYSTGIGEKIRNRSVTLEECAEYAAKMKKPEQPESGRQEYLESIVNNILFS, via the coding sequence ATGAAAGAATTTTTCCAGGGCATTTCGCCTATCAAGTTTGAAGGTAGAGATAGTAAGAATCCACTCAGTTTTAAATATTATGATGCTACAAGGGTTATAATGGGTAAGACTATGGAGGAGCATTTGTCATTTGCTATGGCTTGGTGGCATAATCTTTGTGCAAGCGGAGTTGATATGTTCGGACAGGGTACAGCAGATAAGAGCTTTGGTGCTGTTTTAGGAACTATGGAGCATGCAAAGGCTAAAGTTGATGCCGGTATTGAGTTTATGCAGAAACTGGGAATAAAATACTATTGCTTCCATGATACAGATGTCGTTCCGGAGGATATGGAAGATATCAATGTGACGAATGCCCGTTTAGATGAGATCACAGACTATATATTGGAAAAGACAAAGGATACTGATATCAAGTGCCTTTGGACAACCTGCAATATGTTTGGAAATCCAAGATTTATGAATGGAGCCGGTAGCTCAAACAGTGCGGATGTGTTTTGTTTTGCAGCGGCACAGGCTAAGAAAGGCATTGAAAATGCTGTAAAGCTTGGTGCAAAGGGATTTGTGTTCTGGGGTGGTCGTGAAGGATATGAGACACTTCTAAATACAGATATGAAGCTTGAGGAAGAAAATATTGCTACATTATTTACAATATGCAGAGATTATGGACGAAGCATTGGATTTAGAGGAGATTTCTATATAGAGCCAAAGCCGAAGGAGCCAATGAAACATCAGTATGATTTTGATGCTGCAACTGCAATTGGATTTTTGAGAAAATATGGACTTGATAAAGATTTTAAATTAAATATAGAAGCAAATCACGCTACATTGGCAGGACATACATTCCAACATGAGCTTAGAGTATCTGCAGTAAACGGTATGTTAGGTTCTGTAGATGCAAACCAAGGTGATACTTTACTTGGATGGGATACAGATCAGTTCCCTACAAATATTTATGATACCACTTTTGCAATGTATGAAATACTAAAGGCCGGAGGTCTAAGTGGTGGATTAAACTTTGACTCAAAGAATCGTAGACCAAGTAATACGGCTGAAGATATGTTCTATGGTTTCATAGCAGGTATGGATACGTTTGCACTTGGTCTTATTAAGGCTGCACAAATCATTGAAGATGGTAGAATAGATGAGTTTGTTAAGGAAAGATATTCAAGCTATAGTACAGGCATAGGTGAGAAGATAAGGAATAGATCAGTGACTTTAGAAGAATGTGCAGAGTATGCTGCTAAGATGAAAAAGCCTGAGCAACCTGAATCCGGAAGACAGGAATATCTTGAGTCTATAGTGAATAATATATTGTTTAGTTAA
- a CDS encoding sugar ABC transporter permease: MNANKFVKKYTMVLALLVVFVFFTYLTGGRLLLAQNISNLLLQNAYVLMMACGMLLCILTGGNVDLSVGSTLCLSAALSAKLLSVGTNPIIAILASLGVACIIGIWQGWLIGYVHIPPFICTLAGMFLFRGLARVILDSKTIAIMDKKFLSLFTSYIQIPGLDVNQRVISSMVVGIVVAIAITAYTFIAEHNKIKKGYESASLGMTALRVCIFDLVILFYAYKLMSYKGIPIMLIWILIVVAIFAFITSSTVFGRYFYAVGGNEKATRLSGIDPRKVYFWAYFLMSLLAGLSGLLVGARIGSVDGNMGNSYEMDAIASCFIGGASAYGGSGTVQGIMIGAILLGVINQGMSILGLPDQFQYIVKGAVLLGAVVFDVVSNHKTGKS, from the coding sequence GTGAATGCAAATAAATTTGTAAAAAAATACACAATGGTACTTGCACTGCTTGTTGTTTTCGTATTCTTTACATATCTAACAGGTGGTAGACTTCTTCTGGCACAGAATATATCAAATCTATTACTGCAAAATGCTTATGTGCTGATGATGGCTTGTGGTATGCTTCTTTGTATACTTACAGGTGGTAATGTAGATTTGTCTGTAGGATCTACATTATGCCTGTCTGCTGCACTTTCAGCAAAATTGTTAAGTGTTGGAACTAATCCAATTATTGCAATATTGGCATCACTTGGAGTTGCCTGTATTATAGGTATATGGCAAGGCTGGCTTATTGGATATGTACATATACCTCCATTTATATGTACACTGGCAGGCATGTTCCTCTTTAGAGGTTTAGCAAGAGTAATTCTTGATTCAAAAACCATAGCAATAATGGATAAGAAGTTTTTGAGCCTATTTACATCATATATTCAAATACCGGGATTAGATGTAAATCAAAGAGTAATCTCATCAATGGTTGTAGGTATAGTAGTTGCTATAGCAATTACAGCTTATACATTTATTGCTGAACACAACAAGATTAAAAAAGGCTATGAAAGTGCAAGTCTAGGAATGACAGCACTTAGAGTATGTATTTTTGACTTGGTAATATTATTCTATGCATATAAGCTTATGAGCTATAAGGGTATTCCTATTATGCTCATATGGATACTTATAGTAGTGGCAATATTTGCATTTATCACGAGTTCAACAGTATTTGGAAGATATTTCTATGCTGTAGGTGGTAACGAAAAAGCCACCAGACTTTCAGGAATAGATCCTAGAAAAGTTTATTTCTGGGCGTATTTTTTGATGAGCCTTTTGGCGGGACTTTCAGGACTTTTGGTTGGAGCTCGCATAGGTTCGGTTGATGGAAATATGGGTAACTCATATGAGATGGACGCTATTGCATCTTGCTTTATAGGTGGAGCATCAGCTTATGGAGGTTCAGGAACAGTACAAGGGATAATGATAGGTGCTATACTTTTGGGTGTAATTAATCAAGGCATGTCAATACTTGGGCTTCCGGATCAGTTCCAATATATTGTAAAAGGAGCAGTACTTCTGGGAGCGGTAGTATTTGATGTAGTATCTAACCATAAAACAGGAAAATCATAA
- a CDS encoding TraX family protein, with protein sequence MNTKRLKIIAIISMLIDHIPRIIPWQMWIAIAESISLSFPGKEELVSEIVIDRVPGIMGYIGRLAAPIFMFCITVGFRYTKNIKKYIFRVFTFAFISQIPYILFTQSEEYASGFSKLELTPFYKIDLNIMFTLGFGLVALYFYEKIKDKNTIIRLTPIIAAALISYVLNTEGGYIYIVYIFMFYLLRDVSILKKAFIWIFIIVICRLPLLFHLLQINNDIMRALPTMRVNTVGVYVGAFLTFFFNNKKTHISKTFKYLMYLFYPVHLILLYFTYLLLSSIF encoded by the coding sequence ATGAATACTAAAAGATTAAAAATAATTGCAATCATTTCAATGTTAATCGACCATATTCCAAGAATTATACCTTGGCAAATGTGGATTGCCATTGCCGAGAGTATATCACTTTCATTTCCTGGAAAAGAAGAACTTGTAAGTGAAATTGTTATAGACAGAGTTCCCGGTATTATGGGATACATAGGAAGGCTGGCAGCACCTATTTTTATGTTCTGTATCACTGTGGGTTTCAGATATACCAAGAATATAAAAAAGTATATTTTTAGAGTATTTACATTTGCATTTATCTCCCAGATACCATATATACTTTTTACTCAGTCGGAAGAGTATGCATCAGGATTTAGTAAACTTGAGTTGACTCCTTTTTATAAAATAGACTTAAATATTATGTTTACATTGGGGTTCGGTCTTGTTGCACTTTATTTTTATGAAAAAATAAAAGATAAAAATACAATAATAAGGCTCACTCCAATAATAGCTGCGGCATTAATTTCCTATGTACTGAATACAGAAGGTGGTTATATATACATAGTATATATTTTTATGTTCTATTTATTAAGGGATGTAAGTATATTAAAAAAAGCATTTATTTGGATATTTATTATAGTTATATGCAGACTTCCGCTATTATTCCATTTGTTACAAATAAATAATGATATTATGAGAGCATTGCCTACAATGAGAGTAAATACAGTGGGTGTATATGTCGGAGCATTCCTCACTTTCTTCTTTAATAATAAGAAGACTCATATAAGCAAAACATTTAAATATCTGATGTATTTGTTCTATCCGGTACATTTAATATTACTTTATTTCACATACTTATTACTTTCAAGTATTTTTTAA
- a CDS encoding sugar ABC transporter ATP-binding protein — protein sequence MKDYILEMKNITKEYPGVKALDNVNLKIERASIHALVGENGAGKSTLMNILSGTIAHSEYTGQILYNNEECKFQNIHDSEKLGIVIIHQELALIPELTIAENMFLGNERKNKFGIINWNETFHQADAAMKTVGLNESTQSLIKDIGTGKQQLVEIAKAISKNVKLLILDEPTSSLNDEDSRMLLDMLIRFKKEKGITSIIITHKLQEVAYVADEITVIRDGSTIETMDNSDHCINEERIIKGMVGRELEDRYPMREHEISDEIMFEARDWTVYHPIYTEKCVVDNVSFNVRKGEVVGFSGLQGAGRTELAKSLFGKSYGSRIMGREFIANKEVVLNSSRDAILNGLAYVTEDRKTDGLILSETIAKNTTLARMEKIADKRGVVDVSKENRVAKDYVKAMKTKTPSVQQKVGNLSGGNQQKVLLSKWMFAEPQVLFLDEPTRGIDVGAKYEIYLIVNDMVKQGKSVVMISSDLTELLGMCDRIYVMNEGKITGEFSAEEATQEKIMSTILKSDCAAVN from the coding sequence TTGAAAGATTATATTTTAGAAATGAAGAATATTACAAAGGAATACCCTGGAGTAAAAGCTTTAGATAATGTAAACCTCAAGATTGAAAGAGCCAGTATACATGCATTGGTAGGAGAGAATGGGGCCGGAAAATCAACTTTGATGAATATTCTCTCCGGAACTATCGCACATAGTGAGTACACAGGACAAATTCTTTATAATAATGAGGAGTGCAAGTTTCAAAATATACATGACAGTGAGAAACTTGGAATAGTAATAATACATCAGGAGTTAGCTCTTATACCTGAACTTACTATTGCCGAAAATATGTTTCTTGGTAATGAAAGAAAGAATAAGTTTGGTATTATAAATTGGAATGAGACATTTCATCAAGCAGATGCAGCCATGAAAACAGTAGGCTTAAATGAAAGCACACAGTCTTTAATAAAGGATATAGGAACCGGAAAACAACAGCTTGTAGAGATTGCAAAGGCTATATCCAAGAATGTTAAGCTTCTTATCTTAGATGAACCTACATCATCACTTAATGATGAAGATTCAAGAATGCTTTTGGATATGCTCATAAGATTCAAAAAAGAAAAGGGTATAACATCTATTATCATTACACATAAATTGCAGGAAGTAGCATATGTTGCTGATGAAATAACTGTAATAAGAGACGGATCTACTATAGAAACTATGGATAATTCAGATCATTGTATAAATGAAGAAAGAATAATTAAAGGCATGGTAGGTCGTGAGCTTGAAGACAGATATCCTATGAGGGAACATGAAATAAGCGATGAGATTATGTTTGAGGCAAGGGATTGGACTGTATATCATCCTATATATACAGAGAAATGTGTTGTTGATAATGTAAGCTTTAATGTTAGAAAGGGCGAAGTAGTAGGATTTTCAGGCTTGCAGGGAGCCGGAAGAACAGAGCTTGCAAAGTCACTTTTTGGAAAGAGCTATGGCAGCCGTATTATGGGCAGAGAATTTATTGCAAATAAAGAGGTCGTTTTGAATAGCTCTCGTGATGCTATTTTGAATGGATTAGCATATGTTACAGAAGATAGAAAAACTGATGGATTGATACTTTCAGAAACAATAGCAAAGAATACAACATTAGCTAGAATGGAAAAGATAGCTGATAAAAGGGGTGTTGTAGATGTTTCAAAAGAAAATAGGGTGGCAAAAGATTATGTCAAGGCAATGAAGACCAAAACACCGTCCGTTCAGCAAAAAGTAGGAAATCTTTCAGGTGGAAATCAGCAAAAAGTACTGCTGTCCAAGTGGATGTTTGCAGAGCCGCAGGTATTATTCCTTGATGAACCTACCAGAGGTATTGATGTAGGTGCAAAATATGAAATATATCTGATTGTCAATGATATGGTAAAACAGGGAAAGTCAGTTGTAATGATTTCGTCTGATCTTACAGAACTTTTAGGTATGTGCGATAGAATTTATGTTATGAATGAAGGGAAAATAACCGGAGAGTTTAGTGCCGAAGAAGCCACACAAGAAAAGATAATGAGTACAATTCTAAAATCTGATTGTGCTGCTGTTAATTAG
- a CDS encoding galactose/methyl galactoside ABC transporter permease MglC: MNTKSLDIKKLLLDNGIIIVLLLLVLFTGIMKDNFFSASNLRNVLVNVAPRVIIAFGVSACLITKGTDLSAGRLVGLSACIAGTLLQNKDYAGKMFPNLGDMNIFVVLLISIAICAVFGLINGIVVAHLNVPAFIGTLGMQLIVYGVCLVYTKAEPIGGYRTAYTTVATGNILKIPYLFIYALIIGCIMWFVFNKTRHGKYMYAIGGNEAAAEVSGVNVKKTKILIYTSAAVLYAIAGFLLGAKSGGSSVNMGASYELEAIAACTIGGVSVNGGIGRISGCVVGVLVFELLKSSMQFLGIKPDFQFIVQGVIIVVAIALDIRKYIQKK, translated from the coding sequence ATGAATACAAAATCTTTAGATATAAAGAAATTGTTACTTGACAATGGTATAATCATAGTTTTACTTTTACTTGTATTATTTACAGGTATAATGAAGGACAATTTCTTTTCGGCAAGTAACTTAAGAAATGTTTTGGTAAATGTGGCACCTAGAGTAATTATTGCCTTTGGTGTATCAGCCTGTCTTATTACAAAGGGTACTGACCTTTCAGCAGGTCGTCTTGTAGGTTTATCAGCTTGTATAGCAGGTACTCTTTTACAGAATAAGGACTATGCAGGTAAGATGTTTCCAAACCTTGGGGATATGAATATTTTTGTAGTTCTTTTAATATCTATAGCAATTTGTGCTGTATTTGGACTTATTAATGGTATAGTAGTAGCACATTTGAATGTTCCGGCATTTATCGGAACACTTGGAATGCAGCTTATAGTATATGGTGTATGTCTTGTTTATACAAAGGCTGAGCCTATTGGTGGATATAGAACAGCATATACAACAGTAGCTACAGGTAACATCTTAAAGATTCCATATCTTTTCATCTATGCACTTATTATCGGTTGCATTATGTGGTTTGTTTTTAACAAAACAAGACATGGTAAGTATATGTATGCAATAGGTGGTAATGAAGCGGCAGCAGAGGTATCAGGTGTTAATGTAAAGAAGACTAAGATACTTATCTATACATCAGCAGCAGTTCTCTATGCAATCGCCGGTTTCCTCTTAGGAGCAAAGTCAGGTGGTTCATCTGTAAACATGGGTGCATCATATGAGCTTGAGGCTATCGCAGCTTGTACCATCGGTGGTGTATCAGTAAATGGTGGTATTGGTAGAATATCAGGTTGTGTAGTCGGTGTTTTGGTATTCGAGCTTTTGAAATCCTCAATGCAATTCCTAGGAATCAAGCCGGATTTCCAGTTTATAGTGCAGGGTGTTATCATCGTTGTCGCTATAGCACTTGATATAAGAAAATATATACAGAAGAAGTAA
- a CDS encoding RNA polymerase sigma factor, whose translation MFYNNNEKIEQLFNLYSDLMLQHAYYILKDISTSEDAVSEVFLRVIKIIEKINELDCPKTRKLMVIIIENISKNIYNRRKREALVDFTEIDVENESSLDDFYDIEIKQDMDNILKRLPVDYANILALKSDGYSPKEIAEILDINYDNARKRLLRAKKSLKKLITEYESGGRYDER comes from the coding sequence ATGTTTTACAATAATAATGAAAAGATAGAGCAATTATTTAATCTATATTCTGATTTAATGCTACAACATGCCTATTATATATTAAAGGATATATCGACTTCAGAAGACGCAGTTTCAGAAGTTTTTTTAAGGGTAATAAAAATAATTGAAAAAATTAATGAATTAGACTGTCCCAAAACACGCAAGTTAATGGTTATTATAATAGAGAACATTTCAAAGAATATCTATAATCGAAGGAAACGAGAGGCTTTAGTTGACTTTACGGAGATAGATGTTGAAAATGAAAGTTCCTTAGATGATTTTTATGATATTGAAATAAAGCAGGATATGGATAATATACTTAAAAGATTACCTGTTGACTATGCTAATATTTTAGCATTGAAATCGGACGGATACAGCCCTAAGGAAATAGCGGAAATACTTGACATAAATTATGACAATGCAAGGAAAAGGCTGTTAAGGGCTAAAAAATCATTAAAGAAACTGATAACAGAATATGAAAGTGGAGGTAGGTATGATGAAAGATAA
- a CDS encoding Asp23/Gls24 family envelope stress response protein yields the protein MADTKNIKDNFEVETRETGSLGEVKIADEVVAVIAGIAATEVEGVDSMAGNSTKDIVGKISGSKIAKSMRGVKVEVNEGKVCVDLSINVSYNYNIPEVSEKVQDRVKTAIENMTGLTVLEVNIKIAYVVAN from the coding sequence ATGGCTGATACAAAGAATATAAAAGATAATTTTGAAGTAGAGACAAGGGAAACAGGAAGTCTTGGAGAAGTAAAGATTGCTGATGAAGTGGTGGCGGTTATTGCAGGTATTGCCGCAACTGAGGTAGAGGGTGTTGACTCTATGGCAGGAAACTCAACAAAGGATATTGTTGGAAAGATTTCAGGAAGCAAGATTGCAAAGAGCATGAGGGGTGTAAAGGTAGAGGTAAATGAGGGTAAGGTTTGTGTAGATTTGTCTATAAATGTCAGCTACAACTACAATATACCTGAGGTGAGTGAAAAGGTACAGGATAGAGTAAAGACTGCTATAGAGAATATGACAGGGCTGACAGTACTTGAGGTGAATATCAAGATAGCTTACGTTGTAGCAAACTGA